In Candidatus Eisenbacteria bacterium, the genomic window CGAGGAGGGTCACGTGACATGAACGGTCCGCGTTACCTGAAGCTCGCGTCCCATCTCGATCCGGGTGCGCCGATCTCCCGCGAAGACGTCGGATACTTCTTCATCAACAGCTTCCTTCTCTCGCGGATCGATTCCGATCTTCCCTCCGACCTCGCCGAGTACGACGAGGACGTGAACGTCTATACGGCCGCCCTCCTCTCGGGCGTGGTCTCCGGCCGCGAGGACCTCCTTCGCGCCGATCTCGTGTCGACCCGCGATGCGGACGTGTTCGCCCGCGTCCAGGAAAGCAAGGACCGGCGCCACCGCTATCGCGTGTACAAGGCGAACGCGGACTTCCTGTACGTTTCGCTCGGCGTGTTCAGCGAGGGCATGGCCGGCGTGGCCCCGCACCGCGCGCCCGAGGAGGAGACGAGCCGACTCACGGGACGCGGCAAGTCCTACTACCAGTTCGCCTCGGCGTACGCGGAGCGGCTCTACGGCACCCGGGCCGGAATCACCGAGGTCATGGACAAGCTGTCGCGCAACTTCGAGGCCTACACGCGCGTCATGACGTGGATGAGCGGCGAGTACCTCCACCTGATCCGGCGGCTGAGCGCGGGCGAGGTGTTCCACATCGAGCGCTCCGCCCAGGAGTCCTTCGAGGGAGAGCATCGCCGCATCACGTGGGACGCGCTCCTCGACAGCTACGTGGAATGGCAGAAGAGCCACGCCGTCGAGGCGCGCCGGCGGCTGCATCGCGCGGCGCGGGAGCTCAAGCGGATCGATCCGGGCTTCTCGTTCCGCGCCTTCCGTGAGAAGTGGGGTCCTCCACGCAGTAGGTAGTTGGAAACGAAGGGCAGCTCAGCGCGACGCGGTTCCTGCGGGCGTGGCGTGGGGATGACCGGCCTCCGGTCGCTTTCTCGCTCGTTCGACAGAGAGGCGTTTGCGGATACCGCGACTCGCTGCGGTGCTCCCTCCGGCCGGCCATCCCCACGCCCGCCCGCAGGAGCCGCGTAGCGCTGAGCCGCCTTTCGTTACCATCGCTCCCTACCTCGTTTGACACCGCACCACGCGTCCCGTAGCGTGGGCGGCCACATGTCACCCCCCCTCCGCATCGGCATGCTCGGCTGCGGCGTCGTCGGCACCGGGTTGCTTCGACTGCTCCGCGAGCGCGAGCGCGACGTCACGCAGGCATCGGGCGGCCCGCTCCGGCTGACGCGTGTCGCCGTCGGGGATCCTTCGAAGCGGCGCGATGCGGAGCTCGGCCAGGCCGACGTCGGCGGCGATCCCATGGAGGTCGCGAGCGCTCCCGACGTCGACGTGCTCGTCGAGGTGATGGGAGGCGCCGACCGCTCGCTCCCTCCGGTGACGCGCGCGCTCGAGCGCGGCATTCCGGTCGTCACCGCGAACAAGCACCTCATGGCCGTGCACGGCGGCGCGCTCGAGCGTCTCGCGAAGAGCGCGGGGACCACCATCCGCTACGAGGCGTCGGTCGGCGGGGTCATCCCGGTGCTCCAGTCGCTGGACCACGGACTGCGGACCGAGCGTTTCCTGCTCCTCGTGGGCATCCTGAACGGGACGACGAACTACATCCTCTCGACCATGGAGCGCGAGGGCCGCGATTTCGCGGAGGCGCTCGACGCGGCCCGCAGGCTCGGATTCGCCGAGGCGGATCCCTCGCTCGACCTCTCGGGCGCCGACACGGGGCAGAAGCTGACGATCCTGGTGCGGCGCGCCTTCCGCACGGGGATCGAGCACGGCTCCGTTCCCACGGAGGGCATCGTGGGCATGGAGCTCGAGGATCTCCGCCAGGCGGACCGGTTCGGCTACACGGTCCGGCTCCTCGGGATCGCCATCCGGACGCCGACCGGGCTCGACGTGCGCGTCCATCCCGCCTTCATCCCGAAGCGCTATCTCCTCGCTGCCGTGCGCGACGAGTTCAACGGCGTCTACCTTCGCGGCGAGGCTTCGGGATCGATGATGCTCTACGGGAAGGGCGCGGGGGCGCTGC contains:
- a CDS encoding homoserine dehydrogenase — translated: MSPPLRIGMLGCGVVGTGLLRLLRERERDVTQASGGPLRLTRVAVGDPSKRRDAELGQADVGGDPMEVASAPDVDVLVEVMGGADRSLPPVTRALERGIPVVTANKHLMAVHGGALERLAKSAGTTIRYEASVGGVIPVLQSLDHGLRTERFLLLVGILNGTTNYILSTMEREGRDFAEALDAARRLGFAEADPSLDLSGADTGQKLTILVRRAFRTGIEHGSVPTEGIVGMELEDLRQADRFGYTVRLLGIAIRTPTGLDVRVHPAFIPKRYLLAAVRDEFNGVYLRGEASGSMMLYGKGAGALPTAQAVLGDVMATAREWNARREAGAMAPVAASSDAPAGGTSKPGNAARSAEPEPAERLPLDEVRTKAYIRLLVEDRPGVLAQVANRLGATSVSVAQMFQEPGVRGEASITMLTHEARDRDIRDAVRAIAELPTIRKAPRAVRIFDL